Part of the Lampris incognitus isolate fLamInc1 chromosome 1, fLamInc1.hap2, whole genome shotgun sequence genome is shown below.
CCGTACAGCTGCCACAACTGCCAGTGTAGAGccaagagacagacaaacaggacgAAATGAAGCAGGGCCATACGGACGCATGAAAGGGAAATGTAAACGAGAATGCAGAAAAGTATTTTCCATAAAAAGCCAAATTTTAGATTTGATGTTATTCTGAGACAGTTTCACTGAATATTTggagatgtttttctttttttattcctttttgtccccaagggggggggaaatgtttggGGAAATATGCATCATCAAATTATAAAGCTTTGCACAGTATGGTCCACGGCATCCCAAAATTACAATATATAGAACATCTTGGGACAGTTTTGTAAATTACTCCAAATTGGGCTGCATCATGGTAGAATACAATATTTACCTCATTAGTTGACACATCTTTTTCTTAGGCAACAGATAATACAAAAACCTACCAATAGTCGACTAATAAGTAACTAAAAAAGCAGTCGTTCTTTCTTTTCCCTCATACCAGCTATATTCTTCCTGAGAACTTCACCATCCAGAAAGCCTTGAGTTGTTTGACAGATGAAGAAAGTGGAGATCTGCTATAATAAACTTTGCTTCGGGCCCTCCTACAAAGGTTCAGTGTTTTTCATCTGGTCTCGGGATAGGTCATGGTAAGCACCAGAACAAAGTCAGATGTGTTGACTTTGTTCGGGTGTTTGGGATACCTCTTCTTGAATATATCAAGCCTGTGTATGGAGCATTCTGGAATATGAGAATACTATGAGTAAATAGTGCTCGCATATGTGGCGCACTAGCTTTTTTTGGATGTTGTCATAGTCTTTGGTTGTCAAAGGACCATGCAGATCTCAAACGATGGACCTATTGTCTCCAACAAAACGCCTTCTCTTAACATTACAGATCTACCACCCGTGTGTAACAGCTGGCACCAAGCATGTTGGGttgaaagggatttttttttttgcattcttcAAATGTCAGCCCATCTCTGTGTAGGAATGAGGGTAATGGGTGACTCATAAGACCAAATTGCTTCGGAGTCCAGGTTTTGCTTCTCTCATGTTGCATGCTGTTGGTCTTTGTCAGCCTTGGATCACAGTGGTATCAGAGTCGGCCCTGCCATGATATCCAGCTTTGTGAGGATCTCGGTGTCCGGTTTTATTTGAGTTAGTAGTTGAGGATGTTGATTCGTTTCTTTACTCATTTGACAGTCCTTCATTTAGTGTTGCTGATCAGCTGTCCTCTTAACTGTCTTGTCTCTGTCCTTGGGCTTTGACATGTGACCACTCTTCCTCTTCTGCCTGAAACCAGTTTTACCATGTTTGGCATTTGTTGACGTGATTGTCCTGAATGATCCTTGCACCATATTTAAACAACTTAGATTTTGTGATTAGTGAACCTACAACCTGATATAGGCACTGATTATGTGGCCTCTGGAGCTCTGTTGGTTGCCTAATGTGGCTGTAAGAACTCACATTTTAAAGTGCTGATTGTCATATGTCTTTAATATATATacttaataatcataataataataataataataatacatatataCTGCTATTTTGCCCTCAGCTAATTGCAACAGCCCTGTACAGCTGCCTTTGTAGCTGTTATTCACCTCTGTTAAAGTCTGTTCTTCATGTGGGGTTTGTGTGGTTTTGTCCACCCTTGCGCACATGATGCAAGCTTATGTCAAAATAGAGCAGGGCTTGTGTTGGCTTCAATTAAAAGCAAGGactttaagcaaaaaaaaaaaaaatctgtgaagtGTGTGAAGAGAGAGTCTGATTATGTGTGACACTTTCTCTCTGTATTCGTCTCCCTTCCCTTCTTCCTACAGACGAGCGCACTTACGGCTGTGTTTAGAGCGATTGAAATCCCTTGTACCCTTGGGACCAGATGCCAACAGGCACACCACCCTCAGCCTGCTGATGAAGGCCAAAGAGCacatcaaggtgtgtgtgtgtacacgtgtgttggtgtgtatgtgtgccagCCTAATCAGTGCACAGAGGGCAATTTGTTGACCACTGTAAAGGATAAGTGCTGTCATTGATTGTAGTTTGTCTTGGTTACGGCCATAAACAGTCTAGATGAGCCACATATGAGCACTCACATGAATACACAGCCAAGCTGTAATGGTGGTGATACGCTGTACAATATTTTTTGCAactttggttaaaaaaaacaaacaaacaaaagatgtGTTAAAGCTGTGTGTCCAGTGGAGACCTCTGTCAGAGAAACAATGCCAGCGCTTGTGCTGGAAGTTAGGGCTTGTGAGTGTTGTGCATAAaccaaatttttatttttttgtcattatCGTGAATTATCGATTGtttaattttcatttattttttatctttctcCTCTCTGCAATGACAAAGTAGCAAGCATGTCTATTTCCTGTCAGGTCCTGCTTCTCCTTCCTCCTTATTTGTCGGTGGACCTTTTTCATATGTCCCTTTGGTTGCTATCTATCACCATCTGTGGCAAAACAATAATGATTCAACTCACTCCAATTCATGAAAGCCTTGCTTCTGAAAGTTTTtgcagttaagaaaaaaaaactgaacactaACCACAAAAAAATTGCAAGCTGCGTATAGGAACTCGTGCATTTTACTTCAATCAGCAGGgtttggtccaccagagaggatacgGTGGAACTTCCTCTCTGGTGCAACAACCAGAGAGAAGCATGAAAGATAGTTGACTATAGCAAGAGATATTAATCTAATGGAGATTGGAAATCTTTGAGGTTGCCTCTTCAGGTAACAATAATGAGCCGTCCGCCTTAATGTGAGTCAAAATTTGTTTGAACCTCAAAGAGAGGAGCAACACTCGCAGTTCAAGGCACTAAAGAGAGGTCAGATCCCAAAATACAGCTAGCGCTTTCTGCTCCATTGGACACACAGCGGTGACTATACATTCTGGCATATATGTCACAGGTGGCCATGATGTTACTGAGTCTGTGTTTTGGTTTTTGCTCATTATATCTTCAACGCATGGTGTAGAAATTGGAGGAGAGTGACAGGAGAGCGCAGCACACCATGGAGCAGCTGCAGAGGGAGCAGAGGCACCTGAGGAGGCGCCTGGAGCAGCTGGGGGTGGAGAGGATACGCATGGACAGCACGGGTTCTAACCTCTCCTCCGATAAGTCCGACTCTGACCAAGGTGAGCCTCGCACTCTgttcacacacagccacacacaccgaGAGGACAAAATACTAGTTCCCCATTTAAATTGACTGACAAAGTAGATCTATGTCAACTATGGAAGTCACAGATTTCCCTGTTAGATCTTCTTTACTTATGAAGGGGAGACGTAGATGAGGGATTAGGCGTTAGCTTTTGAAGGGTTTATACTCCTTGAGACATTTGAGTGTTCAAAAGGGGACCCAGTTCAATACTGAAATGAGTGTACATGACACTGTTCTTCCATTTTACTGGTCCCTGTACTTTTTCCATCTCACATTTCCTCCTCTCTCATTCTGCAAGTGTAAACAAAGCTTTTTTTTGGTCCTTCTCCATCAGGGTACCCAATTTCTAGAGCTACACAAGATTTGGCATGTGACAGATTTGTTTTAAAAGCCTGTATGTGGATATGTCCTTGTGTGCCTACAGAAGACCTGGAGGTGGACGTGGAGGGGACAGACTACCTGCTGGGGGACCTGGAGTGGAGCACCAGCAGCGTCAGCGACTCAGGGGACGAGCGGGGTAGCCTGCGGAGCAGCTGTAGTGATGAAGGCTACTCCAGCGCCAGCCTGCGACACCTGCAGGACAGTCTGGAGAGGGCCAAGCACCTGGGCTGCAGCCTATGAAGAAGCACTGTCTCTGGCCCAACTCCCGTCTACTGAcccaaccccaccaccacccgaCTCCCCTAAATCCAATCTACCCCGTCCTGTTTATAGAACTACTTCCTGGTCCCTCCCACCCGCAACCACTTTTACTGTCAGTCGAAACTCAGTCCACCCCCACCTCCAATAGGACTGATCGAGGCTCTGAGGCCTTACCGTCAACCAGCCTTCGCTCCTTTCTGCCCCACCTCACATCGACTTCCACTCAAACTTTCAACACCTCAAAGAAAACCACCCACACCCATGCATCCAGCCGTCCACTCCGTCAGCCAACCAGGAAGTAGGGACAGTCTCCAGACATCACCAATTCTGTTCTGCTCCAATCAAATGAGCGGGATTCAGTAGACACTCCATCTCTGTTATGCTGACCAACATCCTGTCCTCCCTCCCCTCTACCTTCCTCCGTCCATCAAAAACACAACTTTCAGCTTGAGAATGTTACCACACTATACCCCACTGCCTCTTTTTCTAGGCCCCAAGAGCTACAGTAAGCACTTTTGAGATTTCATCCCcttctttaacacacacacacacacacaagcacagttgCATGCATACACCCCTCCAGCTTCTAGTTGTCCAGTGAGACAGACCACACAACGATGACCTAGACACAGGACTTCTTTTGCCCTGCTGACCAGATGACCATCTGTGCACAATTTGGTGCACTAAATCAAATTTTTAAACAAAACTGTCACCCTTTTCTCAAACATTGTCTCCTACAAACTTAAGGCTGTGACTACATCCATTATGGGATGAAAATGTCATAAGCGTTGAACAAAAGTCAGTTGGTTATCCGTCTGAAGCCTTGTAGGAGACTAAATTTAATTGTTGGTGGAAAATGTTATTTGTTGGGGTTGGCAGCAATACGTCCCCTAATTCCCAGGCGTGGTGTGTGAGAGCCTTCACGCTAATGGTCCTTGCGTTCTCTGTGCTTTTAACGTCTACACCTGCCATTCATAATTGTCCTGGGGAAAACAtaacagaaagaaaaggaaaaaaaaaacaaaaaaacttgtgCAGCATGAGATTGTGAAGGGTATGGGGTGGGGTTGGATGTTTTCTGCCTCTCTCTGATGACGGTGGCATTTTTAAAGCATCTTTTTATCACgtgtgcatggtgttggtcaCGGTTTGACCCAGCAGTGAACGGGGGTCATTAGCAAGACAGGAGAGTTACTCCAGCCATCGGCCAGATGCTGGGGGATTTCAGCACTGGCCGGTGCATTTGCAAATAAGCTTCCAGCCCTGCTCGCTTGATACGAGCCAGGGAAGAAAGAGCCCACATAACTGAAAGCAGTCAGTAGA
Proteins encoded:
- the mxd1 gene encoding max dimerization protein 1, translating into MAAIGMLIEAAEYLDRREREAEHGYASMLPFTNSKERDSLKRKSKSKKNTSSRSTHNEMEKNRRAHLRLCLERLKSLVPLGPDANRHTTLSLLMKAKEHIKKLEESDRRAQHTMEQLQREQRHLRRRLEQLGVERIRMDSTGSNLSSDKSDSDQEDLEVDVEGTDYLLGDLEWSTSSVSDSGDERGSLRSSCSDEGYSSASLRHLQDSLERAKHLGCSL